The following are encoded together in the Anaerostipes caccae L1-92 genome:
- a CDS encoding UDP-N-acetylglucosamine pyrophosphorylase, whose protein sequence is MKQLTNKELFKDMDQTIAKELFEETTYPWEVLALIGDFILKTGPELPEEEFDRIGDDVWIAKSAVIARTAEINGPAIIGAGTEVRPGAFIRGNALIGDNCVVGNSTEIKNDILFNNVQVPHYNYVGDSILGYKSHMGAGSITSNVKSDKTNVVIKCGEQKIETGRKKIGAILGDHVEVGCGTVLNPGSVVGANTNIYPLSMVRGYIEENSIYKKAGEIAQKQ, encoded by the coding sequence ATGAAACAGCTGACAAACAAGGAATTATTCAAAGATATGGATCAGACGATAGCAAAAGAACTGTTTGAAGAGACTACATATCCATGGGAAGTGCTGGCGCTGATCGGCGATTTTATCTTAAAGACGGGCCCGGAACTTCCCGAGGAAGAATTTGACCGGATCGGCGATGATGTCTGGATCGCAAAATCTGCTGTTATCGCAAGAACTGCGGAGATTAATGGTCCGGCTATCATCGGGGCAGGCACTGAGGTAAGGCCGGGAGCCTTTATCCGCGGCAATGCGCTGATCGGTGATAACTGTGTGGTCGGGAACTCAACAGAAATAAAAAATGATATACTGTTTAATAATGTGCAGGTTCCCCATTATAACTACGTTGGAGATTCTATTTTAGGATATAAATCCCATATGGGTGCGGGGTCGATTACATCCAATGTAAAATCCGACAAGACCAATGTAGTGATTAAATGCGGGGAACAGAAAATTGAAACCGGAAGAAAGAAAATAGGGGCAATCCTGGGAGATCATGTGGAAGTAGGCTGCGGCACTGTTTTAAATCCCGGGTCTGTTGTCGGAGCGAATACGAATATATATCCTCTTTCCATGGTAAGAGGATATATCGAGGAAAACAGTATTTATAAAAAAGCAGGGGAGATCGCCCAAAAACAATAA
- a CDS encoding DNA topoisomerase, which produces MKAGLRLKSLFITEKPSVAREFANALDLKPSSRDGYLESEKAVITWCVGHLVTMSYPDKYDPSLKRWDLETLPFLPEDYKYEIIPGVKKQYDIVCSLLNREDIDTIYVCTDSGREGEYIYRLVDQEAHVTGKQKKRVWIDSQTKEEVLRGVREAKDLSEYDNLASAAYLRAKEDYLMGINFSRVLTLKYGWTLGNFMKQKRSVVVAVGRVMTCVLGMIVKREREIRSFVPIPFYKVLSHITPQGVKIESEWKEVKGSRYFESKKLYKDNGFLKKEDAEAFIKEIEEASGMETIVEASSKRQEKKNPPLLYNLAELQNQCSKMFKLSPDETLKIVQELYEKKLVTYPRTDARVLSSAVSKEIYKNLSGLKNYGILSETAAEILDKKSYTGLAKTRYVDDKKITDHYAIIPTGQALNNLKSVSQTGQKVYEVIVRRFLCIFLPPAVYSKIKLVTKTAGETFTANFKLLVDPGYLLVAGGKEAKKQDSVSKEQTDAILSLKKGMKLPIKKHLIKDGTTTPPKRYNSGSLILAMENAGQLIEDEDLRAQIRGSGIGTSATRAEIVKKLINNQYIALNKKTQTVTPTLMGEMIFDVVRGSIHSLLNPELTASWEKGLTYVAEGTVSEEEYMKKLNHFVAKHTDAVKRTNHQYILRRMFDETAKYYVNKKGKGEKE; this is translated from the coding sequence ATGAAAGCAGGATTACGTTTGAAGTCATTATTTATTACAGAAAAACCAAGCGTGGCAAGAGAATTTGCCAATGCACTGGACCTGAAACCGTCCAGCAGGGACGGATATCTGGAGAGTGAGAAAGCCGTGATTACATGGTGTGTGGGCCATCTCGTTACCATGTCATATCCGGATAAGTATGATCCCAGTCTGAAGCGGTGGGATTTAGAAACACTTCCGTTTCTGCCGGAAGATTATAAGTATGAGATTATTCCGGGGGTAAAGAAACAGTATGATATTGTATGTTCACTCCTGAACCGGGAAGACATCGATACGATCTATGTGTGCACCGACTCCGGACGGGAAGGAGAATATATTTACCGGCTGGTGGATCAGGAAGCCCATGTGACTGGAAAACAGAAGAAGAGAGTCTGGATCGATTCCCAGACGAAGGAAGAGGTGCTCAGAGGAGTCCGGGAGGCCAAAGACCTGAGTGAGTATGATAATCTGGCTTCTGCCGCTTACTTGCGGGCAAAGGAAGATTATCTGATGGGGATCAACTTTTCCAGGGTACTGACCTTAAAGTATGGCTGGACCCTTGGAAACTTCATGAAACAAAAGCGAAGTGTCGTTGTGGCTGTGGGCAGGGTCATGACCTGTGTCCTCGGCATGATCGTAAAAAGAGAACGGGAGATCAGGAGCTTTGTCCCTATACCTTTTTATAAAGTGCTCTCCCACATTACACCGCAGGGTGTAAAGATCGAGTCTGAATGGAAGGAGGTAAAGGGTTCCAGATATTTTGAGTCAAAGAAATTATACAAAGACAACGGGTTTTTAAAAAAAGAGGATGCAGAGGCCTTTATAAAAGAAATAGAAGAAGCCTCCGGTATGGAGACGATAGTGGAAGCTTCTTCAAAACGCCAGGAGAAAAAGAATCCGCCCCTTTTATACAATCTGGCAGAACTTCAGAATCAGTGCTCCAAGATGTTCAAGTTAAGTCCTGATGAGACACTGAAGATTGTTCAGGAATTGTATGAAAAAAAACTGGTCACTTATCCGAGAACCGATGCGAGAGTTTTGTCTAGCGCAGTTTCTAAAGAAATTTATAAAAATCTGTCAGGATTAAAAAATTACGGAATCCTCTCGGAAACAGCTGCGGAAATTTTAGATAAGAAGTCCTACACCGGACTTGCAAAAACCAGATATGTAGATGATAAAAAGATCACGGACCACTATGCCATCATCCCGACCGGACAGGCTTTGAATAACTTAAAAAGCGTTTCACAGACCGGGCAGAAGGTGTATGAAGTGATTGTCCGGCGGTTTTTATGTATCTTTCTGCCTCCGGCGGTATATTCTAAGATAAAGCTGGTGACAAAAACGGCGGGAGAAACCTTTACCGCAAATTTCAAATTGCTTGTAGATCCCGGATATCTTTTAGTAGCCGGAGGAAAAGAGGCCAAAAAGCAGGATTCTGTTTCCAAAGAGCAGACAGATGCTATACTCTCCCTGAAAAAGGGAATGAAGCTTCCGATTAAAAAACATTTGATCAAGGATGGTACTACAACCCCTCCGAAGCGTTATAATTCCGGTTCTTTGATTCTCGCCATGGAAAATGCGGGGCAGCTCATCGAAGACGAAGATTTGAGAGCGCAGATCAGAGGAAGCGGAATCGGAACAAGCGCAACACGGGCCGAGATCGTCAAAAAACTGATCAATAATCAATACATAGCGCTGAATAAAAAGACCCAGACGGTAACGCCGACACTGATGGGTGAGATGATCTTTGACGTGGTCAGAGGCTCTATCCATTCTCTTCTGAATCCGGAGCTTACCGCAAGCTGGGAAAAAGGGCTCACCTATGTGGCAGAAGGCACAGTAAGTGAAGAAGAGTATATGAAGAAACTGAATCATTTTGTGGCAAAGCATACCGATGCGGTCAAAAGGACGAATCATCAGTATATACTGCGCAGAATGTTTGACGAGACTGCAAAATATTATGTAAACAAGAAAGGGAAAGGTGAAAAAGAATGA
- a CDS encoding lactate utilization protein: protein MSMEKANQVTAAAIIKNMEKRNFSGVYCATKEEALQKALSYIEKGSVVSWGGSMSAAEIGLIDAVKNSGQYEAVDRSAAKNYEEQRQIYAKAVLADTYIMSTNAITLEGELINIDGSGNRVGCLSYGPRQVILVVGMNKVVSTVEEGVHRTRSKASCPNTIRLGLKTPCSITGHCGECYGDSSICSHLLITRRCGQKDRIKIILVGEDLGY from the coding sequence ATGAGTATGGAAAAAGCAAATCAGGTGACCGCAGCTGCGATCATTAAGAACATGGAAAAGAGAAATTTTTCAGGAGTATACTGTGCTACGAAGGAGGAAGCCTTACAAAAAGCTCTGTCCTACATAGAAAAAGGCTCTGTTGTTTCATGGGGCGGTTCCATGAGTGCAGCAGAGATCGGGCTTATAGATGCCGTGAAAAATTCAGGTCAGTATGAAGCTGTGGACCGGTCGGCGGCAAAAAATTATGAGGAACAGCGACAGATATATGCAAAGGCAGTCCTCGCCGACACCTATATTATGAGTACCAATGCCATCACACTGGAAGGGGAACTGATCAATATCGACGGCTCCGGCAACCGAGTAGGCTGTTTAAGCTACGGACCGAGACAGGTGATTCTGGTCGTTGGAATGAACAAAGTGGTAAGCACCGTGGAAGAAGGCGTGCACCGGACGAGAAGCAAGGCCTCCTGTCCGAACACAATCCGCCTGGGACTGAAAACTCCGTGTTCCATTACAGGACACTGCGGGGAGTGTTACGGTGATTCTTCTATCTGCTCCCATCTGCTGATCACAAGAAGATGCGGACAGAAAGACCGGATCAAGATCATTCTGGTCGGAGAAGATTTGGGTTATTAA
- a CDS encoding HAD family hydrolase: protein MNLKGIVFDFNGTMYIDGDKQEAAWFEFFQRHADGKYTVRQLHKMIHGINGGEFLKMALNPDLTEQEIYDLTEEKEDIYREMCLNDPKGINFTEGLPEFLTKLKEHAVPFAIATASAIGNVRFYMKHMHLTHWIPAEHIVYDDGTFKGKPEPDIYLMAMERIGLCPGECVVFEDADAGIEAARRAGAGKIIAIGPKKDHERLLGLPGVTAVIEDFREVGLDLLETV from the coding sequence ATGAACTTAAAAGGGATTGTATTCGATTTTAACGGAACGATGTATATTGATGGGGACAAACAGGAAGCCGCGTGGTTTGAATTTTTCCAGAGACATGCAGATGGGAAGTATACGGTCAGACAGCTTCACAAAATGATCCATGGGATCAACGGAGGAGAGTTTTTAAAAATGGCTTTAAATCCTGATCTCACAGAACAGGAGATTTATGACCTGACAGAGGAAAAAGAAGATATTTACAGGGAAATGTGTCTCAATGATCCGAAGGGGATCAATTTTACAGAAGGGCTTCCGGAATTTCTTACCAAGCTCAAAGAACATGCGGTGCCTTTTGCCATAGCCACGGCGTCAGCCATTGGAAATGTAAGATTTTATATGAAGCATATGCATCTTACCCACTGGATTCCGGCAGAACACATTGTCTATGACGACGGAACCTTTAAGGGCAAGCCCGAGCCGGATATTTACCTGATGGCCATGGAAAGGATCGGCCTTTGCCCCGGGGAATGTGTCGTCTTTGAGGATGCAGATGCGGGAATTGAAGCGGCCAGGAGGGCTGGAGCAGGAAAGATCATAGCCATAGGGCCGAAAAAGGACCATGAGAGGCTGCTTGGGCTCCCGGGAGTCACGGCTGTTATCGAGGATTTCAGAGAAGTCGGACTGGATCTGCTGGAAACTGTCTGA
- a CDS encoding GGDEF domain-containing protein — translation MPKQLVLMAAVAVSYFFYHYEFFSFADCVLECREKRRSVVILTFVLNYAWFVAASFLDLHLIVNWTIFFFFFLLQIRIFYHVGFDKSAMLAYFGIIPGLAWNICLRCIFALLLNRPLTSFDNQTKLPGNIKEYPIFLGFVITGFLFYFFRQSQLYERLCIILRDRSSLRFHVGIQFVLYVYLVLNLLGYYVPSNSVFLKFWGIKSAVFAFIGLNICIVYTMRMSRLNLYRRKMREEWTTMLTDKEEEERLWTLAYVDALTGCYNRHLAGQVLEKYSAASKDYCLCFVDLDHLKTANDKFGHQEGDRYLKTTASVLTAAARDEDYVFRYGGDEFLLLFSEKNRSQVTDLLKDTGEKLKQYSSDKNFPFIMSISFGVAQCSEAETAEELLSLADRRMYEQKRGKDRRKR, via the coding sequence ATGCCCAAACAATTAGTCCTGATGGCTGCAGTCGCAGTATCTTACTTTTTTTATCATTATGAGTTTTTCTCCTTTGCTGACTGTGTACTGGAATGCAGGGAAAAAAGAAGGTCTGTTGTTATCCTTACCTTTGTGCTAAATTATGCATGGTTTGTTGCGGCCAGTTTTCTGGATCTGCACCTGATCGTCAACTGGACCATTTTTTTCTTTTTCTTTCTGCTGCAGATACGGATCTTTTACCATGTAGGATTCGATAAAAGTGCGATGCTTGCTTACTTCGGAATCATACCGGGTCTGGCGTGGAACATCTGTCTGCGATGTATCTTTGCACTGCTGTTAAACAGGCCCCTGACATCCTTTGACAACCAGACCAAGCTGCCGGGAAATATAAAGGAATATCCTATTTTTCTCGGCTTTGTAATCACAGGATTTCTGTTTTACTTCTTCAGACAGAGTCAGCTTTACGAAAGGCTCTGCATCATCCTTAGGGACCGCTCCAGTCTGAGGTTTCACGTTGGGATTCAGTTTGTCCTGTATGTATATCTCGTCCTGAATCTGCTTGGCTACTATGTCCCTTCAAATTCCGTATTTCTGAAGTTTTGGGGTATAAAGTCCGCTGTTTTTGCATTTATAGGCCTGAATATTTGTATTGTCTATACGATGAGAATGAGCAGGCTTAATCTTTACAGGAGAAAGATGAGGGAAGAATGGACAACCATGCTGACAGATAAGGAAGAAGAAGAGAGACTTTGGACACTGGCCTATGTGGATGCACTGACCGGATGTTATAACCGGCATTTGGCCGGACAGGTTTTGGAAAAATATTCTGCGGCCTCTAAGGATTATTGTCTTTGCTTTGTGGATCTGGACCATCTGAAAACAGCCAATGACAAATTCGGACATCAGGAAGGCGACCGTTATCTGAAGACCACTGCTTCAGTTCTGACTGCCGCGGCTCGGGATGAAGACTATGTGTTCCGGTACGGCGGCGATGAATTTCTCTTGTTATTTTCTGAGAAAAATCGCAGCCAGGTGACGGATTTATTGAAAGATACCGGGGAGAAACTGAAGCAGTACAGCAGTGATAAGAATTTTCCATTCATTATGTCCATAAGTTTTGGAGTGGCACAGTGCAGTGAAGCGGAGACGGCAGAAGAGCTGCTTTCGCTGGCAGACCGGAGAATGTACGAACAGAAAAGAGGAAAAGACAGGAGGAAAAGATGA
- a CDS encoding GGDEF domain-containing protein, which produces MIQTELFLLLIGVSAAQEILRVKAMESVGYLWKEHKSALIFCGAASLVWSGVTVLSEVPVYLSLLLYFLLWYLPYLRVHINGKMIQTFSMIGYLHLSSFYLMFLGAASIGRGSVRNINLQSSVKASGYLTAKIVLCIFYIIWIRYFSGKNVKEEHTDYKKSKIFLLFLWSCLVYEMIDSILASFFSDNVFVPALMISGNALILLLTFLFMRHNYLIVREQYLEERYRKMEEAKARKLLREEQMTRMAKTDSLTGAYVRGYGIELLKSFLKQNKLLTAVYMDLDGLKEINDSKGHSVGDVYLKTFAEEMKKNLKKDELLIRIGGDEFLAVFPGIGSEETKDKMEKIRKEMEHPEKDRLPIHFSFGAVSGQKTPEELIKEADQAMYSDKHNRKEERDTVCPNN; this is translated from the coding sequence ATGATACAAACAGAGTTATTCCTTCTGCTGATTGGTGTATCCGCGGCACAGGAAATTTTAAGAGTAAAAGCCATGGAATCTGTCGGATATCTGTGGAAAGAACACAAATCGGCTCTGATTTTCTGCGGGGCTGCCAGCCTTGTATGGTCCGGCGTGACTGTATTGTCTGAAGTACCCGTATACTTGAGCCTGCTTTTATATTTTCTGCTCTGGTACCTGCCTTATCTGCGTGTACACATCAATGGCAAGATGATTCAAACTTTTTCTATGATAGGATATCTTCATCTCTCGTCCTTTTATCTCATGTTTCTGGGAGCGGCTTCTATTGGCCGCGGAAGTGTCAGGAATATAAATCTTCAGAGTTCCGTGAAAGCATCGGGATACTTGACTGCAAAGATCGTGCTCTGTATATTTTATATTATATGGATCAGATACTTTAGCGGTAAAAATGTGAAGGAAGAACACACTGACTATAAGAAATCAAAAATATTTTTGTTGTTTCTCTGGAGCTGTCTCGTCTATGAAATGATCGACAGTATCCTGGCATCGTTCTTTTCAGATAATGTTTTTGTACCGGCTCTCATGATCAGCGGCAATGCTCTGATTCTGCTGCTTACATTTTTATTTATGCGCCATAATTATCTCATTGTGCGGGAGCAGTATTTGGAAGAGAGATACCGGAAGATGGAGGAGGCAAAAGCCAGAAAACTGCTCCGGGAGGAACAAATGACCAGGATGGCAAAGACCGACAGTCTGACAGGGGCCTATGTCCGCGGATACGGAATAGAGCTCCTTAAATCCTTTCTGAAGCAAAATAAGCTGCTGACTGCGGTGTATATGGATCTGGACGGACTGAAAGAGATCAATGACAGCAAAGGACATTCCGTTGGAGATGTCTATTTAAAAACGTTTGCAGAAGAAATGAAAAAGAATCTCAAAAAAGATGAACTGCTGATCAGAATCGGAGGGGATGAGTTTTTAGCTGTCTTTCCGGGAATCGGTTCTGAAGAAACGAAGGACAAGATGGAAAAAATAAGAAAAGAGATGGAACATCCGGAGAAGGACCGGCTCCCGATACACTTTAGTTTCGGTGCCGTGTCCGGTCAGAAAACACCGGAAGAATTGATTAAAGAGGCGGACCAGGCCATGTACTCAGACAAACATAACAGGAAAGAGGAGCGTGATACTGTATGCCCAAACAATTAG
- the glyA gene encoding serine hydroxymethyltransferase, which yields MFDFSEVKNYDPEVADAMQDELSRQRNNLELIASENLVSKAVMAAMGSHLTNKYAEGYPGKRYYGGCEFVDVVENLARERAKELFGCEYVNVQPHSGAQANMAVFFAVLNPGDTYMGMSLDHGGHLSHGSPVNMSGKYYNCVPYGVNDEGFLDYDEVLRIAKECSPKLIIAGASAYARSIDFKKFREIADEVGAVLMVDMAHIAGLVAAGVHQSPIPYAHVTTTTTHKTLRGPRGGMIMCSNEINEKYNFNKAIFPGIQGGPLMHVIAGKAVCFKEALSDDFKEYGKQVVRNAEALAKALIEEGFDIVSGGTDNHLMLVDLKKYDLTGKEAEKVLDSVHITCNKNTVPNDPKSPFVTSGLRLGTPAVTTRGLKEEDMAVIARAIRLTLLDQKLEEAKQLVKELTAKYPLYE from the coding sequence ATGTTCGATTTTAGTGAAGTTAAGAATTATGATCCTGAAGTTGCCGATGCAATGCAGGACGAGCTGTCCAGACAGAGAAACAATCTGGAACTGATTGCTTCTGAGAACTTAGTTTCAAAGGCAGTCATGGCAGCCATGGGCAGCCACCTGACTAACAAATATGCGGAAGGATATCCCGGAAAGAGATATTACGGCGGCTGTGAGTTTGTGGATGTAGTGGAGAATCTGGCAAGAGAACGTGCCAAAGAACTGTTTGGCTGTGAGTATGTCAATGTTCAGCCGCACTCAGGTGCACAGGCGAATATGGCAGTATTTTTTGCGGTCTTAAATCCAGGGGATACCTATATGGGAATGAGCCTGGACCACGGCGGACATTTATCCCACGGAAGTCCGGTCAACATGTCAGGGAAATATTACAACTGCGTGCCTTACGGTGTCAATGACGAGGGATTCCTCGACTATGATGAGGTGCTCCGCATAGCAAAGGAGTGCAGCCCGAAACTGATCATTGCAGGGGCAAGCGCTTATGCAAGATCCATTGACTTTAAGAAGTTCCGTGAGATTGCAGACGAAGTCGGAGCCGTTCTTATGGTGGACATGGCGCATATCGCAGGCCTTGTTGCGGCAGGGGTACATCAGAGCCCGATTCCATATGCCCATGTGACGACTACGACTACCCATAAGACTCTGAGAGGTCCCCGCGGCGGTATGATCATGTGCAGTAATGAGATTAATGAAAAATACAACTTTAACAAAGCCATCTTCCCGGGTATCCAGGGCGGTCCGCTGATGCATGTGATTGCCGGAAAAGCCGTGTGCTTCAAAGAAGCGCTTTCCGATGATTTTAAAGAGTACGGTAAACAGGTGGTTAGAAATGCGGAAGCCCTGGCAAAAGCTCTCATAGAAGAGGGATTTGATATTGTATCCGGCGGTACAGATAATCATTTAATGCTGGTGGATCTTAAAAAATATGACCTGACCGGAAAAGAAGCGGAAAAAGTTTTGGATTCCGTCCATATCACCTGTAATAAAAATACAGTGCCGAACGATCCAAAATCTCCATTCGTCACATCAGGACTCCGTCTCGGAACACCTGCAGTGACGACCAGAGGATTGAAAGAAGAGGATATGGCGGTGATTGCCAGGGCAATCCGCCTCACTCTTTTAGATCAGAAGCTTGAAGAAGCAAAACAGCTTGTAAAAGAATTGACGGCAAAATATCCTTTATATGAGTAA
- a CDS encoding ACT domain-containing protein produces the protein MEKMLFSGVLSNTDVAQVAIKGLKHEPGIAAKLFTAIADKGINVELILQSIGRKDSKDISFVVKKSDADAAVETLKETFQEGSYKEIVSDKNVGIVSIVGAGMMSNSGAASKMFEALYNKGVNIHMIYTSEIKITVLIRESRVETAVEALKEQFQD, from the coding sequence ATGGAGAAAATGTTATTTAGCGGCGTGTTGTCAAACACAGATGTTGCACAGGTGGCGATCAAAGGGCTGAAGCACGAACCGGGAATCGCGGCGAAACTGTTTACCGCCATCGCGGACAAGGGGATCAATGTAGAACTGATTCTGCAGTCCATAGGGAGAAAAGACAGCAAAGACATCTCCTTTGTTGTGAAAAAATCTGATGCGGATGCGGCGGTGGAGACCTTAAAAGAAACCTTTCAGGAAGGCTCTTATAAAGAGATTGTTTCTGACAAAAACGTGGGTATCGTATCCATTGTGGGCGCAGGAATGATGTCCAACTCAGGGGCGGCATCGAAAATGTTTGAAGCTCTTTATAACAAAGGCGTCAACATCCATATGATCTATACTTCTGAGATCAAGATCACGGTCCTGATCAGAGAAAGCCGTGTGGAAACAGCAGTGGAAGCACTGAAAGAACAATTCCAAGATTAA
- the aspS gene encoding aspartate--tRNA ligase has product MAESMAGLSRSHRCTEVGRENIGEKVTVMGWVQKRRNLGSLIFVDLRDRSGLLQLVFDEDTLSGEDYEKANSLRNEYVIAAAGEVQKRSAAVNENLKTGDIEIKVTDLRILSESKTPPFPVDAEQTVKDELRLKYRYLDLRRPNLQKNLLVRSQVTKAARDFLAEEGFLEIETPILGKSTPEGARDYLVPSRVHPGNFYGLPQSPQLFKQLLMCSGVDRYYQIAKCFRDEDLRADRQPEFTQIDMELSFVDVDDVIDVNERLLKKVFKEVLDVDVQIPMKRLTYQEAMDRFGSDKPDTRFGMELINVSETVKDCDFMVFKGALENGGSVRGLNAEGLGDLGRKKIDAFVDFAKEFGAKGLAYIQLKQDGSVKSSFAKFMKEEEMTALIDAMRGKPGDLLLFAADKDSVVYDVLGNLRLEIGKKYEMIDESLYNFLWVTEFPLLEWNEEQNRYTAMHHPFTMPMEEDLEYIETEPGRVRAKAYDIVLNGTELGGGSVRIHRNDIQKAMFKALGFSEEDANERFGFLLEAFQYGVPPHAGLAYGLDRLVMWMTGEDSIRDVIAFPKVKDASCLMTQAPGGVDTEQLDELGIDLKENDTNEE; this is encoded by the coding sequence ATGGCAGAGTCAATGGCCGGGTTATCACGGAGCCACCGGTGTACAGAAGTGGGCCGTGAAAATATCGGCGAGAAAGTAACCGTCATGGGATGGGTACAGAAGAGAAGAAATTTGGGAAGTCTTATATTTGTAGACTTAAGAGACCGTTCAGGATTATTGCAGCTGGTCTTTGATGAAGATACATTGTCAGGTGAAGATTATGAAAAAGCCAATTCCCTGAGAAATGAATATGTGATCGCGGCGGCAGGGGAAGTGCAAAAACGAAGCGCCGCTGTCAATGAGAATTTAAAGACAGGGGATATCGAGATTAAAGTGACAGACTTAAGAATCCTGTCAGAGTCAAAAACGCCGCCGTTTCCTGTGGATGCGGAACAGACCGTAAAAGACGAACTGCGGCTCAAATACCGCTACCTGGATTTGAGAAGACCGAACCTTCAAAAGAATCTCCTCGTGAGGAGCCAGGTAACAAAAGCGGCAAGAGACTTTTTAGCAGAAGAAGGATTTTTGGAGATTGAGACGCCGATCCTCGGGAAAAGCACGCCGGAGGGGGCCAGGGATTATCTCGTGCCGAGCCGTGTGCATCCGGGAAATTTTTACGGACTTCCCCAGTCACCGCAGCTGTTTAAGCAGCTTTTGATGTGTTCAGGAGTAGACCGTTACTATCAGATCGCAAAGTGTTTCAGAGATGAGGATTTAAGGGCGGACCGGCAGCCGGAGTTTACACAGATCGACATGGAGCTTTCTTTCGTCGATGTAGATGACGTGATCGATGTCAACGAGCGCCTGTTAAAGAAAGTGTTTAAAGAAGTGCTGGACGTGGATGTGCAGATCCCGATGAAGCGTCTCACTTATCAGGAAGCCATGGACCGGTTCGGTTCCGACAAGCCGGATACAAGGTTTGGAATGGAACTCATTAACGTATCGGAAACAGTGAAAGACTGTGATTTCATGGTCTTTAAAGGAGCATTGGAAAACGGAGGCTCCGTGCGGGGACTGAACGCAGAAGGCCTCGGGGATCTGGGACGCAAGAAGATCGATGCTTTTGTAGACTTTGCCAAAGAGTTCGGGGCAAAGGGACTCGCCTATATCCAGCTGAAGCAGGATGGAAGCGTAAAATCTTCTTTTGCCAAGTTTATGAAAGAGGAAGAAATGACGGCGCTTATCGATGCGATGCGGGGGAAACCCGGAGATCTGCTTCTGTTTGCGGCCGACAAAGACTCTGTCGTCTATGATGTCCTCGGAAACCTTCGTCTGGAGATCGGAAAAAAATATGAGATGATCGATGAGTCCTTATATAATTTCTTATGGGTCACAGAATTTCCTCTGCTGGAGTGGAACGAAGAACAGAACCGCTATACGGCGATGCATCATCCGTTTACCATGCCGATGGAAGAGGATTTAGAGTACATTGAGACAGAGCCCGGAAGAGTCAGGGCGAAAGCTTACGATATTGTTTTAAACGGCACAGAGCTCGGAGGGGGATCCGTGAGGATTCACCGCAATGATATCCAGAAAGCCATGTTTAAGGCTCTTGGATTCAGCGAGGAGGATGCCAATGAAAGATTCGGATTCCTCCTGGAGGCTTTCCAGTACGGAGTGCCGCCTCATGCAGGTCTTGCTTACGGCCTGGACCGTCTTGTCATGTGGATGACAGGGGAGGACAGTATCCGTGACGTCATTGCATTCCCGAAAGTAAAGGACGCTTCCTGCCTCATGACACAGGCACCGGGAGGGGTGGACACAGAGCAGCTTGATGAGCTTGGAATAGATTTGAAAGAAAACGATACGAACGAGGAATAA
- a CDS encoding flavin reductase family protein, translating to MSEYAIVAPEDFDQSAFRLIGKDWMLVTAKNEEGRINTMTASWGGFGVMWGKDVAVSVIRPQRYTKEFIDNSETFSLSFYDEAFKKDLTYLGSVSGRTEDKISKTRLTPTDANGIPYFEEAKIVLICRKLYSQPMDPEGFIGDAKALDAQWYADKDYHTLYVAEIEQILVKQD from the coding sequence ATGAGTGAATATGCAATTGTTGCACCAGAAGATTTTGACCAGAGTGCCTTCCGTCTCATAGGGAAGGACTGGATGCTGGTAACCGCCAAAAATGAAGAAGGCAGAATTAATACGATGACCGCATCATGGGGTGGATTCGGAGTCATGTGGGGCAAGGACGTGGCAGTATCTGTGATCCGTCCGCAGCGCTATACGAAAGAATTTATCGATAACTCTGAAACTTTCTCGCTGTCATTCTATGATGAAGCATTTAAGAAAGACCTGACGTATCTCGGAAGTGTGTCAGGACGGACCGAAGATAAAATTTCAAAGACAAGACTTACACCGACCGATGCCAACGGCATCCCTTACTTTGAGGAAGCAAAAATTGTTCTGATCTGCAGAAAGCTGTACAGTCAGCCGATGGACCCGGAAGGATTTATAGGAGACGCAAAAGCACTGGATGCTCAGTGGTATGCGGATAAAGACTACCATACTCTCTACGTGGCAGAGATCGAGCAGATTCTCGTAAAACAGGATTAA